The Triplophysa rosa unplaced genomic scaffold, Trosa_1v2 scaffold9_ERROPOS9350460+, whole genome shotgun sequence DNA segment caccctaataaaatcactgggtcttacctggccacctctaaaaaaagttcTGACTACGCCCCTGCTACAATTGCCCTAAAAATACAACTTCCTTgtgaaaacatgaaataaaatggCTGCTTGAAAGCAGCACATGACAGGTCGTCTGGTTAACATAGAGAGGCTTCATTTTTGAAGTTGTGTTTTAGATTTTTCAAGCATCTTGTCTTTAAGATGAGTAAAGAATGCAAATAGGAAGCTGCCTGACATAAAATATGAAGAGACTTAGATTTACCTCTGCCAGTAACCTTGTGTCCATCTTTTAGATTTTTCACTTGGCTGTGATCAAAGATGTCCAATCAATTCACAGTGGAAACataagccacacccactattcaTCTTGGAAAtatgtcagaatacggaagacGATCACCACTTCTGCTTCACAGGGACTGCAGCATAACATCCATGacttgatgttttattgttgtttaaagtcagcgttattgtgatcagtgtttgctttagttgggttcTTTCAtcctttttttttacttctttaCTAAACAGTATTTTACTTGTGGCTGCCATGATTATGACTTTTGAAATAATGTCAAAAGAAAATGTGGCAATATTTTTGACAAAAGGATAACAAAATCACTTTAAATCAGCGCCTAAACTCTAAAACAGGCAATGACACTCCCAACAAAAATATGGCATGTTATTAATATGGCTTAGCTTTTTAACCGCCTTTTTCTGTTACAAGTCATGATTATAAAAACTAGGGAAAGACTGAACGTAAAAAACAAAGGGTCAAGaccccaactaaagcaaacactcatcaccataatggtgactcaACAAAACCATCCAACATGTAAACTTGTGTTAATTCTCAATAAGAACTTTTGTAGACgtacaacagaaataaagtgacagTGGTGTCTGTGAGTGAAGGTGGTGATAGTATTTGTAGACTCCTTGTAAAAACTATGGAATTTCACTGTTAATTTCACAGGCATTCTTTACAGTGAAGAAGAGAGCATTCCTTAGCTAATAACGATCTGTActtatgttaaaaaaatgtgtactcTAGTTTATGCAAAAACAGATttgacacaaaaaacaacacatctgTCAGAAGGGTGAGGTTTTCGGTGTCCTGAAAGGTGACTCTGTTGAATCATTCGCCTTTCTGGTCACATTTATTGTCATAATATCCAGAGTACACAAACAAGTAAAAGCTTTAGGTGGGGCATCACAGACAGTACAGAGAAGATTTACACAGTTTTCATCTCTACATTCAGTGCCgctacactgtcagaaaaaatgtgtcagaTTTGTACCGTTAGGGGTACAATGgttgtcactggggcagtaccctcaaagggacacatattgtacctttccacatggatacccagacagcaagcaatcattgaatcaatgtcAACAAatagctgattggtcaatattAGATTTCTGAAAAATGTAGTTACGTCAGTAGTGTCGCTGCTAGTTAGCCCAACACTAAAACACTAAATGACCCAGCAAATGTTTTCTGAGAGTTGTTGTTTGTCAGTTCTTCAGGAAACCACATTTTCtgacgtttttttttcttaacatCCTtctcttttttatataaataataaacactcTGCAGATTGTGCTACGTGTAGGTACACTTATGATCACAGTTGTATACACAGCAAAAAAATGGCTGAGGGCTCCAGGTAACTTTTAGATTTATGTTTTCTGAAAATCCCACCAATAACCTcagttaaacattaaacatttgtgACAAGATTTTAAGGCtaattgtgtgttttacaaTGTAAAGTTAGAGCAGGGGGGATTTTAATCAAGTGAATGTCATAACTGTGTCCATCCCAGCTAACacaagtttgttataagaacaaTCCTTAGAGGTTTTCATGTtttgaaaacgttttaaaaacattcaaagtgTCAGTTTTTTACGTTTTAAGAATGTTTCCAGCTAACagaagtcaccatcatggtgaaaAGTGTTTCCCTGAGTTGTGCTCTTGACCCCTGACTTCCATACATCAtgtgcttttcttttcttttctttttcttttattttttcatttggtGTGCTGTAACTGTGTGCTTTTAAGATACATTTGTTATGACAATGCAAATGATTATCTAAACAAACTTAGTTGGTTGGTGATCGTTGAAATCACTACTATGTTGTAGTTTGATGAACTCATCTGGTTTGATCTGATCCTGAAACAACATTATAAGATCACAATTTCAAGACATCAAAATGCAATCAGACTCACTGACGTGATAATGTTCATCAACAGCACTCAATACAGATGATATAAGTGAATCAAACTACAACATGACGGTGATTTAAATGACCTCCAACCAACTCCTCATAATTAGAttcaaataaagttttaaagcaCACAGTTTCAGTACGTCAAAAAAAATCCAATTTACTGAAGTCAAGGGTCAATAGCCCAACTCAAGCAAACACTGTTTACCATGATGGTGACTATTGTTAGCTGGGAACtttcttaaaacataaaaaacagacactttgaatgtttttaaaggggtgatgtgacacggctgaaacgaatattatcgtttgtttgagatgtaatgctatgtgtatacatgatttgaggtttaaaaacgctgtattttccacataccgtgcatgtttgtatctcctctttgccccgNATGTATAAACACTATAAAGCAGTACTTAACATTATGTTTACCTTCTTGTGTGCCTTTACAGATTGCTGAGGTGTTGGATAAGTTTTTGCAGCAAAAGGCTGCACTTACCACGGCCATTCTGCAGGCTGATGATAAACTAACTGAAAATGAAAGGAGGATTTGTGGTAAAAGATTTCTGTTTTCAACTCAGTGGACACAGTATgcttaaaaaagtacatttttgagtaaaatcaGAAAGCTATACTATACATGCATCTAGTAGAAAGGGGATAGTCCGTCGTGGCCAAGATATTAGATTTTAAGGGCTCCAGTTTTCACTATATCTTAAAAACATGGGATCTGTGTTAGATTGGTCTTTTTTTCACATGTTTCACCCTGTCGACCTCTTCTTTATTGCTTGActagaggagagagagaggacagttCTTCTGGAACAAGAAATTAAGGCCCAGGAAGAGAGGCAACATCAGCTGGAGGAGAAGATGGAGATCGAACAAcagaataatgaagaaagaCTGAGACAGGTCATACAGAAGATGGAAGACGAGATGTTCCTCCAACAACAGGAGACAAAGCTTGCAATGGAGAGTAAGCTAAGAGACCAGACTGTCCTGGTGGAGAAGGGCTTTCAAGAGAAAGCTAATAGTATGGCTCAGGAGATAGAAGAGTTGAAGAGGAAGAATGTTGAGGTAGAGAAGAGAACGTCAAGAAGTTATGCACAGATGATAGCAGATCAGGAGCGAAGAAACGCACAGAACATGGAGGTGCTGAGGCAGCAGGACCAGCAGCAAATGCATGCGATTAATAGCAGACCTAGACCTAGATCTGGATGTTGTATAcagtaaaatgtgtttaaacgtTTTTGAATTCATAATTAACAGTCATACTTAATTTCAAGGAATGGCTATTATGT contains these protein-coding regions:
- the LOC130551369 gene encoding guanylate-binding protein 6-like, with the translated sequence MTIAEVLDKFLQQKAALTTAILQADDKLTENERRICEERERTVLLEQEIKAQEERQHQLEEKMEIEQQNNEERLRQVIQKMEDEMFLQQQETKLAMESKLRDQTVLVEKGFQEKANSMAQEIEELKRKNVEVEKRTSRSYAQMIADQERRNAQNMEVLRQQDQQQMHAINSRPRPRSGCCIQ